The window CCGGCCTCTTCATTGGCGGCGCGATACGACTCGCCGAGACGAGCCATTGCAGGGGACACATTGCGGAGGCTATCGGCGAGGCGGAGGAGGGCGGTCGGCTGTGCCGCGTCGGGGGCGAGGAGGGGTGCCTCAGGGCGGACGAACGTGTTGACCGCCTGCGCTGAAGCGCGGAGCCGCTGAGGCTCGGATTGGGCGGGACGCTTGATTGCCATTAGGAGGCAGTCCTCTTCGCTTTGGCGTTGTAGTAATTCCCATAGGCGTTGATGCCCGCGGTGCCGATGTCGACCGCCAGCCCCAGCGGACTAGGGCGTGACACGGGCTGTTGGATGTACGGTCGCGCCGATGCGATGGCGTCGAGCGCTTGCGCCCTATGGCCGGTCAGCTCCTGTTCCGTCTGCTGGTCGTCGAACGTGCGTTGCGTCTCTAGGTTGGACAACGCGAGGCCGCCCGCGCGCGCCACATCGGTGAGGATATTGTCGAGGCCGATTCCGCCGGTCGAGGCGCTCGCCAACACGCGGCCTTGCACCTGCCGCCGCTCCCGGTCGACGCGGGCGGTCTCATCCGCTCGGACGGTCGACTCCTGTCGCTGCTTGATGCGGAGCTGTGCGGCGTTCTCCACGAAGGCGTTGCGGGCTGACTCTGCGTTGGCGAAGCGGAAACGCTCCGTCTCTTGGAAGCGCTGGTTCTCAACTTGCTCTTGCTGCCTCGCTTGGCTGCTTTGCGCCTGGTAGTCGACCGCGGCGCCTATGGCGGAGGCGGCGAACGTGGCGATTGCGATTGATGCTGGATCACACATGGACGCGTCCTTACGAACTCGTAGAAGAGGTGGCCGTTGGCGGTGTGCTCGGAGAGGAGCGTGAAGCCGAGCGCCCGGAGCCACACGAGGTGCCCCAGGTTCCCGGCCCATATGACGTTCGTGAGGAGGGGCCACACCGCGTTGGCCCACTCCACCCATTGGCGGGCGACCTTGTGAAAGCGCACGCGATGGCGCCGCACGCGATCGGTCGTTAGCGCCCACACAACGCCGACCATCGGATCGTCTGTCGCGACCACCCCAAACATACCCATCGGGGCGCCGCCGTCCGTGTGGTCGAGCATCGTGAGGCACTGACCAGGGAGCTGCAGCGCGGCCCACAAGGCGGCCTTTGGAGACTTCCCTCCGGCGTCCAGCTCCGCACGGTCGGCGGTCGATAGGTTGGCCGCCACTATGTCAACGTCGCGCGGCAGCGCGTGCCGCCACCAAACGTCAAAGCCGTCGACTTGGGCTAGTGTAGTCCCCATCCCATTCGACGGAGAGGACGTGCATGGGAAGGTGTGAGTCGCTTTCAATGGCTACCTCAACCTCATCGTTCTTCGCCATGATGGGGACGCGAAACTGACCCGCACCAATTGGCGGACTTCCTATCGTCGCTTCCGGCGTGCCGATGGACCGCGGCGTAATCTGGTGCCGGAACGCCTCCCGTCCGCGCGGAGTGACGACAACCTCGAAGTACCCGGTGCGGTCATAGTGGAAGATCCAGAACTTCATCTGGAGCCGCCCGGTGCCGACAACCTCACGGCCGCCCCCTGCGCTCGCCTTGCGGAGGAACTGCGGGGAGAACACGTA of the Hyphomicrobium album genome contains:
- a CDS encoding virion core protein, T7 gp14 family yields the protein MCDPASIAIATFAASAIGAAVDYQAQSSQARQQEQVENQRFQETERFRFANAESARNAFVENAAQLRIKQRQESTVRADETARVDRERRQVQGRVLASASTGGIGLDNILTDVARAGGLALSNLETQRTFDDQQTEQELTGHRAQALDAIASARPYIQQPVSRPSPLGLAVDIGTAGINAYGNYYNAKAKRTAS
- a CDS encoding phage protein Gp13 family protein, translated to MAANLSTADRAELDAGGKSPKAALWAALQLPGQCLTMLDHTDGGAPMGMFGVVATDDPMVGVVWALTTDRVRRHRVRFHKVARQWVEWANAVWPLLTNVIWAGNLGHLVWLRALGFTLLSEHTANGHLFYEFVRTRPCVIQHQSQSPRSPPPP